A genomic region of Porticoccaceae bacterium LTM1 contains the following coding sequences:
- a CDS encoding paraquat-inducible protein A codes for MACLPSRAEQVAMRIALLLAVALFGAGLVMPIATIEQFFILDSTFSVLSGLMELVEGNQLGLFILVFAFSILLPIVKVGVLFRVVYSGRMGSDRVKRCIHLIHQFGRWSMLDVLVVAMLVVAVKITAVADIETHLGLYLFSAGVLSIMTITSRVIGWDKSG; via the coding sequence ATGGCCTGTCTTCCTTCCAGGGCTGAGCAAGTCGCTATGCGCATCGCTTTGCTGTTGGCGGTGGCGCTGTTTGGCGCCGGATTGGTAATGCCGATCGCCACTATCGAGCAGTTCTTTATTCTGGACAGTACCTTTTCGGTGCTTTCCGGCCTGATGGAATTGGTGGAAGGCAATCAGTTAGGTCTTTTTATTCTGGTGTTTGCGTTCAGCATCCTTTTGCCGATTGTGAAAGTCGGCGTGCTGTTTCGTGTGGTTTACTCCGGCAGAATGGGCAGCGATCGGGTTAAACGCTGTATTCACTTGATTCACCAGTTTGGTCGCTGGTCAATGCTGGATGTACTGGTGGTGGCAATGCTGGTTGTGGCGGTCAAAATCACAGCCGTTGCCGATATCGAAACCCATCTGGGACTTTACCTTTTCAGCGCTGGCGTCCTGTCAATTATGACAATCACCTCAAGAGTGATTGGCTGGGACAAATCAGGGTAA
- a CDS encoding DUF2269 domain-containing protein, whose protein sequence is MDYYLMLKWFHIIAAIIVTGTGAGIAFFMLMAYRSGNWQAIAVTARHVVLADWLFTTPSIVVQIVTGVLLMSHLGWAFNSQWFIAVLVLYAVVAFSWLTVVKIQYQLRKLSAEVIAGRSTDDTESSFKSLMRGWTLLGVVAFTTILVIVGLMVFKPLPLT, encoded by the coding sequence ATGGATTACTACCTGATGTTGAAGTGGTTTCATATTATTGCTGCCATTATCGTTACTGGTACCGGTGCGGGAATCGCTTTTTTTATGCTGATGGCATACCGAAGTGGTAATTGGCAGGCGATTGCGGTTACTGCCAGACACGTTGTACTGGCGGATTGGTTGTTTACTACACCATCGATTGTGGTTCAGATAGTCACTGGTGTTCTACTGATGAGCCATCTTGGTTGGGCCTTTAACTCACAGTGGTTTATTGCGGTATTGGTACTTTATGCAGTAGTTGCCTTTTCTTGGTTGACCGTAGTCAAAATCCAATATCAGTTGAGAAAGCTATCCGCTGAAGTGATCGCCGGAAGATCAACTGATGACACAGAATCTAGCTTTAAAAGTTTGATGAGAGGTTGGACGCTACTGGGTGTGGTGGCATTTACAACCATTCTGGTTATTGTCGGGTTGATGGTTTTCAAGCCTCTACCTCTTACCTAA
- the miaE gene encoding tRNA isopentenyl-2-thiomethyl-A-37 hydroxylase MiaE, with product MTDLENLLAFLPCETPDAWIEAALQNPQILLVDHANCELKAAQSAQALIWKYGSAPAEGFVPKKGHYVASFELLNKMSKLAREELRHFEQVLAIMKDRNIPYTQLSAARYAAGLRKLVRSQEPDKLVDTLIIGAFIEARSCERFAKLAPHLDPELEKFYNSLLKSEARHYKDYLTLARKVAECDIEDRIEAVRERERELIETPDVEFRFHSGPVDF from the coding sequence ATGACCGATCTCGAAAACCTGTTAGCTTTTCTTCCCTGTGAAACCCCGGACGCCTGGATTGAGGCAGCACTCCAAAATCCGCAAATCCTGCTGGTGGATCACGCCAATTGCGAGCTGAAGGCAGCGCAGTCAGCGCAGGCTTTGATTTGGAAGTATGGCAGTGCGCCAGCCGAAGGTTTTGTGCCAAAGAAAGGGCACTATGTAGCAAGCTTTGAGCTACTCAACAAAATGTCGAAGCTGGCTCGGGAAGAGTTGCGCCACTTTGAGCAAGTTCTGGCGATCATGAAAGATCGCAATATTCCATATACACAGCTCTCAGCTGCACGTTATGCCGCGGGTCTTCGCAAACTGGTGCGCAGCCAGGAGCCGGATAAGTTGGTCGATACACTGATTATCGGTGCGTTTATCGAGGCTCGCTCCTGTGAGCGCTTTGCCAAGCTGGCGCCGCACCTCGACCCGGAACTGGAGAAGTTCTACAACTCGCTGCTGAAATCCGAAGCGCGTCACTACAAGGACTATTTGACCCTCGCCCGTAAAGTGGCCGAATGCGATATTGAAGATCGCATTGAAGCGGTTCGCGAAAGAGAACGCGAGCTGATTGAAACCCCCGATGTGGAGTTTCGCTTTCACTCCGGTCCAGTAGATTTCTAA
- the cysS gene encoding cysteine--tRNA ligase produces MTLKIYNTHSGKKEIFTPLEANKVKMYVCGPTVYNRVHIGNARPVVVFDTLYRLLKSLYGEVTYARNITDIDDKIMKAAAENKEDISELSARYAKAYFEDMAALNNLEPDVIPYATQHLPEMIAMIERLIESGYAYEAEGHVLFSVESMADYGKLSNRSLEDMLAGARVEVAPYKKYAGDFVLWKPSSDSEPGWDSPWGRGRPGWHLECSAMIEKHLGETIDIHGGGRDLVFPHHENEIAQSQCSHGGKQFVRYWMHNGYVNIDGEKMSKSLGNFRMVHDLLSEYPGELLRFALLSAHYRSDVNFNAEMLESNWKVLDSLYGALRDAQQVEAAQVDLADSAFLQALYDDINTPLAISELHQLARDLNKASDADKPVCKGRLLAAGAMLGVLQGDAEQWFKQARGGDDAISEQQIEALIVERADAKKNRDFARADQIRDELQAAGVVLEDSPQGTKWRRE; encoded by the coding sequence ATGACCCTGAAAATTTACAACACCCACAGCGGTAAAAAAGAAATCTTCACACCCCTCGAAGCAAACAAGGTGAAGATGTATGTCTGTGGGCCGACGGTTTATAACCGCGTTCATATTGGTAATGCTCGCCCGGTTGTGGTGTTCGATACGCTTTATCGTCTGCTGAAATCGCTTTATGGGGAAGTGACCTACGCACGTAATATTACCGATATCGACGACAAGATCATGAAGGCCGCTGCGGAAAATAAAGAAGATATTTCCGAACTGTCGGCCCGTTATGCCAAAGCCTATTTTGAGGACATGGCCGCGCTCAATAATCTTGAGCCGGATGTGATTCCTTACGCCACCCAACACCTGCCGGAAATGATCGCCATGATCGAGCGGTTGATTGAGAGTGGTTATGCCTATGAGGCAGAAGGGCATGTTCTCTTTTCCGTAGAGTCTATGGCCGATTACGGCAAGCTCTCCAACCGTTCACTGGAAGATATGCTCGCCGGAGCACGAGTAGAGGTCGCGCCGTATAAAAAATACGCCGGTGACTTCGTGCTCTGGAAACCTTCCAGCGACAGTGAGCCGGGCTGGGATAGCCCCTGGGGCCGTGGTCGTCCAGGCTGGCATCTGGAGTGCTCGGCAATGATTGAAAAACACCTCGGTGAAACCATTGATATTCACGGTGGTGGTCGTGATCTGGTGTTCCCGCACCACGAAAACGAAATCGCCCAGAGTCAGTGCTCCCACGGCGGTAAGCAGTTTGTGCGTTACTGGATGCACAACGGCTACGTAAATATCGACGGCGAGAAAATGTCCAAGTCGCTGGGTAACTTCCGCATGGTGCACGATCTGTTGTCGGAATATCCTGGTGAGTTGCTGCGATTTGCGCTGCTCTCTGCGCATTACCGCTCCGATGTGAACTTTAATGCCGAGATGCTGGAAAGTAACTGGAAGGTGCTGGACAGCCTGTACGGCGCCTTGCGCGACGCCCAGCAAGTTGAGGCGGCGCAGGTTGATCTGGCTGACAGTGCTTTTTTGCAGGCATTGTATGATGACATCAATACTCCGCTGGCCATTAGTGAACTGCACCAATTGGCGCGTGATTTAAATAAAGCCAGCGATGCCGACAAGCCGGTCTGCAAGGGTCGCCTGTTGGCTGCAGGTGCCATGCTGGGAGTGCTGCAAGGTGACGCGGAACAGTGGTTCAAGCAGGCACGCGGTGGTGACGATGCAATTTCCGAGCAACAAATTGAAGCATTAATTGTTGAGCGGGCAGACGCTAAAAAGAACCGGGATTTTGCAAGAGCGGATCAAATCCGCGATGAACTTCAAGCTGCCGGAGTTGTGTTGGAGGATTCTCCTCAAGGCACGAAGTGGCGTCGAGAGTAA
- a CDS encoding peptidylprolyl isomerase, with protein MITLHTNKGDIAIELDFDKAPKSAANFLQYCKDDFYSGTIFHRVIKGFMIQGGGMNADMQEQATRASIENEADNGLKNEIGTLAMARTMDPHSASSQFFINVANNSFLNHTGKNPQGWGYAVFGKVVEGMDVVKDIEGVKTGNSGFHQDVPTDSIVIESITVSDEYAEK; from the coding sequence ATGATTACCCTGCACACCAACAAAGGCGACATCGCCATTGAACTGGACTTTGACAAAGCCCCCAAATCCGCTGCCAACTTTCTGCAGTACTGTAAAGACGACTTCTACAGCGGCACCATTTTCCACCGCGTCATCAAAGGCTTTATGATTCAGGGCGGCGGCATGAATGCCGACATGCAGGAACAAGCTACACGCGCTTCAATTGAAAACGAAGCCGACAACGGCCTCAAAAACGAAATCGGTACCCTGGCCATGGCCCGCACCATGGATCCGCACTCCGCCTCCAGCCAGTTCTTCATTAACGTGGCCAACAACAGCTTTTTGAACCACACAGGCAAAAACCCACAGGGCTGGGGTTATGCCGTATTTGGAAAAGTGGTTGAAGGAATGGACGTAGTGAAAGATATCGAAGGCGTAAAAACCGGTAACTCCGGCTTCCATCAGGACGTACCGACCGACTCCATCGTGATCGAAAGCATTACCGTTTCTGACGAGTACGCCGAGAAGTAA
- a CDS encoding glutamine--tRNA ligase/YqeY domain fusion protein has translation MSEESKPLNFIQKIIEKDLAEGKYEKIVTRFPPEPNGYLHIGHAKSICLNFGLAQQYGGACNLRFDDTNPEKEEQEYVDSIMKDVRWLGFEWDGEVRFASDYFDKFYEWAQYLVREGKAYVCELSAEQTREYRGTLTEPGKNSPYRDRPVDENLALLEAMKNGEKEEGSMVLRAKIDMASPNMNLRDPVMYRIRKRHHHRTGDKWNIYPAYDFAHGQEDAIEGITHSICTLEFAANRPLYDWFVQNLPVPSEPHQYEFGRLNINYTVTSKRKLKNLVDEGHVDGWDDPRMPTISGLRRRGVTPAAVRNFCDSLAVAKTDGIVDMAQFEFSIREDLNKNAKRAMCVLDPIKVVFSNVDANEILTASAHPDKDLGERELPFSSEIYIDRADFSEDTTLSRKKFKRLVLGDYVRLRGAYVIKADDVIKNEQGDVTELRCSIVPGTVGENPPGDIRPRGVIHWVDANNCVDCEVRLYDRLFNEAAPDSGDKNYLDHINPESLQVLTGCKAEIGLANAPVEEAYQFEREGYFCRDSKASGETVVFNRTIDLKESWNK, from the coding sequence ATGTCTGAAGAGTCCAAACCGCTCAATTTTATCCAAAAAATCATTGAAAAAGATCTGGCTGAGGGCAAGTACGAAAAGATCGTGACCCGTTTTCCGCCGGAGCCCAATGGTTACCTGCATATTGGCCATGCCAAGTCCATCTGCCTGAACTTTGGCCTTGCCCAGCAGTATGGCGGTGCCTGCAACCTGCGGTTTGATGACACCAATCCGGAAAAAGAAGAGCAGGAATACGTTGATTCGATCATGAAAGACGTACGCTGGCTCGGTTTTGAGTGGGATGGCGAGGTTCGCTTTGCCTCGGATTACTTCGACAAGTTTTACGAGTGGGCGCAGTATTTGGTGCGTGAGGGTAAGGCGTATGTGTGTGAACTGAGCGCCGAGCAGACCCGTGAGTATCGCGGCACGCTGACCGAGCCGGGCAAGAACAGCCCGTATCGTGATCGACCGGTGGATGAGAACCTGGCACTTCTGGAGGCCATGAAGAATGGTGAGAAGGAAGAGGGTAGTATGGTATTGCGCGCCAAGATCGATATGGCGTCGCCCAACATGAACCTGCGCGATCCGGTGATGTACCGAATTCGCAAGCGCCACCACCACCGTACTGGTGATAAATGGAATATCTATCCGGCCTATGACTTCGCTCATGGTCAGGAAGATGCCATCGAGGGCATTACTCACTCTATTTGTACTCTGGAGTTTGCGGCCAATCGCCCGCTGTACGACTGGTTTGTTCAGAATCTGCCGGTGCCGAGCGAGCCGCACCAGTATGAATTTGGCCGACTCAATATCAACTACACCGTTACCAGTAAGCGCAAGTTGAAAAACCTGGTGGATGAAGGTCATGTGGATGGTTGGGATGATCCGCGTATGCCGACTATCTCCGGCCTGCGTCGTCGTGGTGTTACGCCAGCAGCGGTTCGCAACTTCTGTGACTCTCTGGCAGTGGCTAAAACTGACGGTATTGTCGATATGGCGCAGTTCGAGTTCTCTATTCGCGAAGACCTCAATAAAAATGCCAAGCGCGCCATGTGTGTTTTGGACCCGATCAAGGTAGTGTTCAGCAACGTTGATGCCAATGAAATACTGACTGCGTCGGCACACCCGGATAAAGATCTGGGCGAGCGAGAACTGCCATTCAGTTCGGAAATTTATATTGATCGCGCTGATTTCAGCGAAGATACCACTCTGTCACGCAAGAAGTTCAAACGTCTGGTTCTGGGTGATTACGTACGCCTGCGCGGCGCTTATGTGATCAAGGCCGACGATGTGATCAAAAATGAGCAGGGTGACGTGACTGAACTGCGTTGCTCGATCGTTCCAGGTACTGTTGGTGAAAACCCGCCGGGAGATATTCGCCCGCGCGGTGTGATTCACTGGGTCGATGCAAATAATTGCGTTGATTGCGAGGTTCGCCTCTACGATCGTCTATTCAATGAGGCGGCTCCGGACAGTGGCGATAAAAATTATCTCGATCACATCAACCCGGAATCACTGCAAGTACTCACCGGCTGTAAAGCAGAAATTGGTCTGGCCAATGCGCCAGTGGAAGAGGCCTACCAGTTTGAGCGGGAAGGTTATTTCTGTCGTGACTCCAAGGCGAGCGGTGAGACTGTTGTGTTTAACCGCACAATTGATTTGAAAGAAAGCTGGAATAAATGA
- a CDS encoding YbaK/EbsC family protein translates to MAIRTVLEFLRSRHTPFKTLNHSPAYTAQEVAEAAHIHGQNLAKVVIVSADGQLAMVVLPAHYHVALENLRDAIGAKEIHLASEAEFAGRFPGCELGAIPPFGNLFGMDVFMDTVFTADEDIAFCAGSHSELIRMKFSDFVNLVNPIGITSGISPAGMSPPISIREHKRFRI, encoded by the coding sequence ATGGCTATTCGTACTGTCCTTGAGTTTTTACGTTCCAGACATACCCCTTTTAAAACCCTAAATCATTCACCTGCCTACACGGCACAGGAAGTGGCTGAAGCGGCTCATATTCATGGCCAGAACCTGGCCAAGGTGGTGATTGTCAGCGCCGACGGCCAGCTGGCTATGGTTGTGTTACCGGCGCACTATCATGTGGCGCTGGAAAATTTGCGTGATGCAATTGGTGCCAAAGAGATTCACCTGGCATCGGAGGCTGAGTTTGCTGGGCGATTCCCTGGTTGTGAGCTGGGAGCCATTCCACCTTTTGGCAATCTGTTTGGAATGGATGTTTTTATGGATACGGTATTTACTGCGGATGAGGATATTGCTTTCTGTGCCGGCAGTCATTCCGAACTGATTCGAATGAAGTTCAGTGATTTTGTCAATTTGGTAAATCCGATTGGAATCACCAGTGGAATTTCACCGGCAGGCATGTCACCACCGATAAGTATCCGTGAACACAAGCGCTTCAGGATATAA
- a CDS encoding glutathione S-transferase family protein gives MLKLHGVAVSNYYSMVKLALLEKGIDFEEVRTPPSQEPEFLQMSPLGKIPCIETPNGFLSESVAIIEYLEDLDPEPPLYPLDAFESGKVRQLVQLLVLYVEMPVRRLLNHVFFGGDLADYTRQEVQEALDRSLPALQRAAKFSPYVTGGTFTAADIVCYYTGILVTMMTEKVYGTDRMLEVEGYSDWLAVMRQRPKVQEVDTCMHETMKTFFDNKS, from the coding sequence GTGCTGAAACTACATGGCGTTGCAGTAAGTAACTACTACAGCATGGTTAAGCTGGCGCTGCTGGAGAAAGGGATCGATTTCGAAGAAGTACGCACCCCACCCAGTCAAGAGCCTGAATTTCTTCAGATGAGCCCGTTGGGGAAGATTCCCTGCATCGAAACGCCCAATGGCTTTCTGTCCGAGTCGGTTGCCATTATCGAGTATCTGGAAGACCTTGACCCGGAACCTCCGCTATATCCATTAGATGCTTTTGAATCTGGCAAAGTCAGGCAATTAGTACAGTTGCTTGTCTTGTATGTTGAAATGCCAGTGCGCAGATTGTTAAACCATGTGTTTTTTGGTGGTGATCTTGCAGATTACACTCGACAGGAAGTTCAGGAAGCACTCGACCGGTCGCTTCCCGCTCTTCAGCGTGCGGCTAAATTTTCCCCTTATGTAACAGGAGGGACATTTACGGCAGCTGATATTGTCTGTTACTACACTGGAATTCTGGTAACTATGATGACAGAAAAAGTGTACGGGACAGATCGTATGCTTGAAGTGGAAGGCTACAGCGACTGGCTGGCAGTGATGCGTCAACGGCCGAAAGTTCAGGAGGTGGATACCTGTATGCACGAGACGATGAAAACCTTCTTTGACAATAAATCCTGA
- a CDS encoding saccharopine dehydrogenase NADP-binding domain-containing protein yields MSVKRIVILGGYGNFGKRIAEQLAKDASLILIIAGRSAVKAESICQKLNESGARASLACAPIDLNAANFTSQLADLKPDLVIHTSGPFQGQDYRVPKACIACGCHYVDLSDDRRFVCDIDSLDQAAKAAGVQIISGASSVPGLSSVVIDQYRDQFQRLDSIDFAIAPGNKADRGEATVKGILSYTGHPFPVYENGSWQQRYGWMSIRRWNFGDGVGKRWLANVDVPDLELFPTRYSTVQTVRFQAGLELPILHLSMSFMAWLCKIKLVKNWLPLSGPIFRLSNLLRRFGTDIGGMRVTLFGEDKQGKPLSLSWKLNAANGIGPYIPTFSTILVAKKLVAGQSVVGATPCLGMYSMAEFDQLAKQFGIHHSVSVEKETN; encoded by the coding sequence GTGAGTGTTAAACGGATAGTAATACTCGGCGGCTATGGCAATTTCGGAAAACGTATTGCCGAGCAGCTCGCGAAAGATGCCTCACTCATCCTGATTATTGCCGGGCGCAGCGCTGTCAAAGCCGAATCTATTTGCCAGAAATTAAATGAAAGCGGTGCCAGGGCATCATTAGCGTGTGCCCCGATTGATCTGAATGCCGCTAACTTTACCTCTCAACTTGCTGACCTGAAACCGGATCTGGTGATCCACACAAGTGGTCCTTTTCAGGGGCAGGATTATCGAGTGCCGAAAGCCTGCATTGCCTGCGGTTGTCATTATGTCGATCTGTCTGATGATCGACGCTTTGTTTGTGATATCGACTCACTTGATCAAGCCGCCAAAGCAGCAGGTGTGCAAATAATCAGTGGTGCCAGCTCGGTACCCGGTTTGTCATCTGTTGTGATTGACCAGTATCGGGATCAGTTTCAGCGGTTGGATTCCATTGATTTTGCAATCGCACCGGGTAATAAAGCAGATCGCGGTGAGGCTACGGTAAAAGGGATTCTTTCCTACACAGGTCATCCATTTCCTGTTTATGAAAATGGCAGCTGGCAGCAGCGCTATGGCTGGATGTCGATACGTCGCTGGAATTTTGGTGACGGGGTTGGAAAGCGCTGGCTTGCCAATGTAGATGTCCCGGATCTGGAGCTGTTTCCAACCAGGTACAGCACTGTGCAAACCGTAAGATTTCAGGCAGGTTTGGAGTTGCCGATTTTGCACCTGTCTATGAGTTTTATGGCCTGGCTGTGCAAGATTAAACTCGTCAAAAACTGGTTACCACTATCGGGCCCTATATTTCGATTAAGTAACCTGTTGCGAAGATTTGGTACAGATATAGGAGGGATGCGGGTCACTCTTTTCGGTGAAGACAAGCAAGGCAAACCCTTATCCCTATCCTGGAAGTTGAATGCAGCGAACGGGATTGGCCCTTATATACCGACGTTTTCAACGATTTTGGTGGCTAAAAAATTAGTTGCTGGCCAGTCTGTGGTTGGAGCGACTCCTTGTTTGGGGATGTATTCGATGGCTGAGTTTGATCAATTGGCCAAACAGTTTGGTATTCATCACAGCGTAAGTGTAGAGAAGGAGACGAATTAA
- a CDS encoding UDP-2,3-diacylglucosamine diphosphatase codes for MTTLLISDLHLAPERPAITKAFYDFLENEASKAEALYILGDLFEAWVGDDDPSEFLADVISKLRKLSDSGTRLYFLHGNRDFLVGKRFAKAAGCILLPEHHVIDLYGDKVLLLHGDTLCTKDIDYQRFRRKVRNPIGTWLLTRIPLKKRLQIAADWRAKSMQANSNKASNIMDVTPDEVERLLRKYGVSKMVHGHTHRPGRHHHNNGERIVLGDWEDYGWCLRARNNGSLELESFPIT; via the coding sequence ATGACCACCCTCCTTATCTCCGACTTGCACCTCGCTCCCGAACGCCCTGCCATTACCAAGGCGTTTTACGATTTTCTGGAAAATGAAGCCAGCAAGGCTGAAGCGCTCTACATACTCGGCGATCTGTTTGAAGCCTGGGTGGGAGATGATGATCCTTCCGAATTTCTGGCAGACGTAATTTCAAAACTCAGAAAGCTCAGCGACAGTGGAACCAGGCTTTACTTCCTGCACGGCAATCGCGATTTTCTGGTGGGCAAGCGCTTTGCCAAAGCTGCTGGCTGCATATTACTGCCAGAGCATCACGTAATTGACCTCTATGGAGATAAAGTCCTGTTGCTGCATGGCGACACTCTTTGCACCAAGGATATCGATTACCAGCGTTTTCGCCGCAAAGTACGCAACCCCATTGGCACCTGGCTGCTCACTCGAATCCCCCTGAAAAAACGCCTTCAGATAGCCGCCGACTGGCGCGCCAAGAGCATGCAGGCAAACAGCAACAAGGCCAGCAACATCATGGATGTAACGCCCGATGAGGTGGAGCGTTTGCTAAGAAAATACGGGGTATCAAAAATGGTTCACGGCCACACCCACCGCCCTGGTCGCCATCATCACAATAATGGTGAGCGTATTGTGCTGGGAGACTGGGAAGACTACGGCTGGTGTTTGAGAGCCAGAAATAATGGCTCTTTGGAGCTGGAGTCTTTTCCTATTACATAA